From the genome of Anaerolineales bacterium, one region includes:
- the accC gene encoding acetyl-CoA carboxylase biotin carboxylase subunit has protein sequence MPKRQMFTKVLVANRGEIAVRVLRACRELGLETVAVFSDADRTALHPRYADEAYWLGPSPARESYLRGDRIIQIARECGAGAIHPGYGFLAERDDFAHAVEQAGLVFIGPRPSAIAAMGDKATARATVAAAGVRVVPGTEGEGGLRDEEILAIAPQVGFPLLIKATAGGGGKGMREVQAMDDLQALLQSARREAEAAFGDGSVYLEKLVTGARHIEFQIMADSHGNIIHLGERECSLQRRHQKLLEEAPSPSMEDDLRYRMGQVACTAAASVGYLNAGTIEFLVDKDHNFFFLEMNTRLQVEHPVTEMVTGIDIVKEQIRIARGRKLRYAQSDVQFNGWAIECRINAEDPYNNFMPSTGVLTHVLPPTGPGVRVDTGVFPGFEVSPYYDSLISKLICWGETRGEAILRMRRALEEYRILGVKTNIPFHQSIMDLTRFLAGHYDTRFVEERFSMEEAEEGKASYPEIAAILGTLVAHRESQQASQIVQRGERDASNWKWVSRYERMQR, from the coding sequence ATGCCAAAGCGGCAGATGTTCACCAAAGTGCTCGTGGCCAACCGGGGCGAGATTGCCGTACGCGTGTTGCGCGCCTGCCGCGAGCTCGGGCTGGAGACGGTGGCCGTGTTCTCCGATGCCGACCGCACCGCCCTGCACCCGCGCTACGCCGATGAGGCCTATTGGCTCGGGCCGTCGCCGGCCCGCGAGTCGTACCTGCGGGGCGACCGGATCATCCAGATCGCCCGCGAGTGTGGCGCCGGGGCCATCCACCCAGGATATGGATTCCTGGCCGAGCGCGACGATTTTGCCCATGCGGTTGAGCAGGCCGGCCTGGTGTTCATCGGTCCGCGGCCGAGCGCCATCGCCGCCATGGGGGACAAGGCGACCGCCCGGGCGACCGTGGCCGCGGCCGGAGTCCGGGTCGTGCCCGGAACCGAAGGCGAGGGCGGACTGCGCGATGAGGAGATCCTGGCGATCGCGCCCCAGGTGGGCTTCCCCCTGCTGATCAAGGCCACAGCCGGGGGCGGCGGCAAAGGCATGCGCGAGGTCCAGGCGATGGACGACCTGCAGGCGCTGCTGCAATCCGCCCGGCGCGAGGCCGAGGCCGCCTTCGGCGATGGCAGCGTGTACCTGGAGAAGCTGGTCACCGGCGCCCGGCACATCGAGTTTCAGATCATGGCCGACAGCCATGGCAATATCATCCATCTGGGAGAGCGCGAATGCTCGCTGCAGCGACGCCACCAGAAGCTGTTGGAAGAGGCCCCCTCGCCCTCGATGGAAGATGACCTGCGCTACCGCATGGGTCAGGTGGCCTGCACGGCCGCCGCCTCCGTCGGCTACCTCAACGCCGGCACGATCGAGTTCCTGGTCGACAAGGACCACAACTTCTTCTTCCTCGAGATGAACACCCGCTTGCAGGTCGAACACCCGGTGACCGAGATGGTGACCGGGATCGACATCGTCAAGGAGCAGATCCGGATCGCCCGCGGCCGCAAGCTGCGCTACGCCCAGAGCGACGTCCAGTTCAACGGCTGGGCGATCGAGTGCCGCATCAACGCCGAGGACCCCTACAACAACTTCATGCCCTCCACGGGGGTGCTCACCCACGTGCTGCCGCCCACCGGACCGGGGGTGCGGGTGGACACCGGCGTCTTCCCCGGCTTCGAAGTCTCGCCGTACTATGACTCCTTGATCTCCAAGCTGATCTGCTGGGGGGAGACGCGCGGGGAGGCCATCCTGCGCATGCGACGCGCCCTGGAGGAGTACCGCATCCTGGGCGTCAAGACCAACATTCCCTTCCACCAGAGCATCATGGACCTGACCCGCTTCCTTGCGGGCCACTACGACACCCGCTTTGTCGAGGAGCGGTTCTCGATGGAGGAAGCCGAGGAAGGCAAGGCCAGCTATCCGGAGATCGCCGCCATCCTGGGGACCCTGGTCGCCCACCGCGAAAGCCAGCAAGCCTCCCAGATCGTGCAGCGGGGTGAGCGCGACGCCAGCAACTGGAAGTGGGTATCCCGCTATGAGCGGATGCAACGCTAG
- a CDS encoding biotin/lipoyl-binding protein, which yields MKYLTTVEGQTFEIEVNVEGELVVDGNSVVIDFRPVAGQPVYSLLVNGRSYEAYVNPVDDGLQVMLQGRLYQVTVEDERQKRLRESSAGLPVTKGEIQVNAPMPGLVVATVVEAGQPVEKGEILAILESMKMHNELKAARAGTITRVRVKAGDSVEQNQVLMTLE from the coding sequence ATGAAGTACCTCACCACGGTCGAGGGCCAGACCTTCGAGATCGAGGTCAACGTCGAGGGCGAGCTCGTTGTTGACGGAAATTCCGTCGTCATCGACTTCCGCCCGGTCGCCGGACAGCCGGTGTACTCGCTGCTGGTCAACGGGCGCTCGTACGAGGCCTACGTCAACCCGGTGGATGACGGCCTGCAGGTCATGCTCCAGGGGCGGCTGTATCAGGTCACCGTCGAAGATGAGCGCCAGAAACGGCTGCGCGAGTCATCGGCAGGTCTGCCGGTGACCAAGGGCGAGATCCAGGTGAATGCGCCGATGCCGGGGCTGGTCGTGGCGACGGTAGTGGAGGCGGGACAACCGGTTGAGAAGGGCGAGATCCTGGCCATCCTTGAGTCGATGAAGATGCACAATGAACTCAAGGCGGCCCGGGCCGGGACGATCACTCGGGTGCGGGTCAAGGCCGGCGATAGCGTCGAACAGAACCAGGTCCTGATGACTCTCGAGTGA
- a CDS encoding zinc-binding dehydrogenase — EAAGRQGMDVIVDNVGAGSLPFSLRAAAKGGRILTVGNTGGPVFELDNRFIFGRHLSLLGSTMGTHTDFREVMHLVFEGRLRPVIDRSYPLAQAAQAQQRLEAGEQMGKITLAID, encoded by the coding sequence CGAGGCTGCCGGTCGGCAGGGAATGGACGTGATCGTCGACAATGTGGGCGCCGGGAGCTTGCCGTTCAGCCTGCGGGCTGCCGCCAAGGGGGGACGCATCCTGACCGTCGGCAACACGGGCGGACCGGTCTTCGAGCTCGACAACCGCTTCATCTTCGGAAGGCACCTCTCCCTCCTGGGGTCGACCATGGGGACACACACCGACTTCCGGGAGGTCATGCACTTGGTATTTGAAGGGCGGCTCCGGCCGGTGATCGACCGTAGCTACCCTCTGGCCCAGGCCGCCCAGGCGCAGCAGCGCCTGGAGGCGGGCGAGCAGATGGGGAAGATTACCCTTGCCATCGACTGA
- a CDS encoding methylmalonyl-CoA carboxyltransferase, whose protein sequence is MSHSEKFERLNKLREEALTGGGPERADSQHARGRLTARERLDLLLDKGSFRETDMFVTHRTTEFGLENKKVLADSVVTGWGTIEGRLVYVFSQDFTVFGGSLGEVHAEKLCKLMDMAMKSGAPLIGLNDSGGARIQEGVVSLGGYADIFLRNTLASGVIPQISAIMGPCAGGAVYSPALTDFIFMVRNSSYMFVTGPDVVKTVTHEDVTFEQLGGADVHASTSGVCHYVAENDGDCLYMIRLLLSYLPQNNMEDPAHLATGDDRLRTEAALDSIIPDDPSKPYEMRDVIRLVVDNGAFFELQEHYAPNIVIGFSRLGGHSVGIVANQPAVLAGVLDINSSDKAGRFVRFCDSFNIPIITFVDVPGFMPGTAQEHGGIIRHGAKLLFAYCEATVPKITVITRKAYGGAYDVMSSKHIRGDLNLAWPTAELAVMGPEGAVKIIFRKELAEAENPDERKAQLVEEYRQRFANPYIAASRGYLDDVIEPRLTRPRLINALEMLANKRDANPAKKHGNIPL, encoded by the coding sequence ATGAGCCACAGCGAGAAGTTCGAACGGCTGAACAAGCTGCGCGAGGAAGCCCTCACCGGGGGCGGTCCAGAACGCGCCGACTCGCAGCACGCCCGTGGCCGGCTGACGGCTCGCGAGCGCCTGGACCTGCTGCTGGACAAGGGCTCGTTCCGCGAGACCGACATGTTCGTCACCCACCGCACGACGGAATTCGGCCTGGAGAACAAGAAGGTGCTCGCCGATAGCGTTGTCACCGGCTGGGGGACGATCGAAGGACGTCTGGTGTACGTGTTCTCGCAGGACTTCACCGTCTTCGGCGGCAGCCTGGGTGAGGTGCATGCCGAGAAGCTGTGCAAGCTGATGGATATGGCGATGAAGAGCGGCGCCCCGCTGATCGGATTGAATGACTCGGGCGGGGCTCGTATCCAGGAGGGCGTGGTCTCACTCGGCGGCTATGCCGACATCTTCCTGCGCAACACTCTGGCCTCCGGGGTGATCCCGCAGATCAGCGCCATCATGGGCCCATGCGCCGGCGGGGCGGTGTACTCGCCGGCCCTGACGGACTTCATCTTCATGGTGCGCAATTCGTCGTACATGTTCGTCACTGGGCCGGATGTGGTCAAGACGGTGACGCATGAGGATGTCACCTTCGAACAGCTTGGCGGCGCCGATGTCCACGCCTCAACTTCGGGCGTCTGCCATTACGTGGCGGAAAATGATGGCGACTGCCTGTACATGATCCGGCTGCTGCTCTCGTACTTGCCGCAGAACAACATGGAGGATCCTGCCCACCTGGCGACCGGCGATGACCGTCTGCGCACCGAGGCCGCGCTGGACAGCATCATCCCGGATGACCCGAGCAAGCCCTATGAGATGCGGGATGTGATCCGGCTGGTTGTCGACAACGGCGCCTTCTTTGAGTTGCAGGAGCACTACGCTCCGAATATCGTCATCGGCTTCTCCCGCTTAGGCGGCCACAGCGTCGGGATTGTCGCCAATCAGCCGGCCGTCCTGGCCGGCGTGCTCGACATCAACTCCTCCGACAAGGCCGGACGGTTCGTCCGCTTCTGTGACTCCTTCAACATCCCGATCATCACCTTCGTCGACGTGCCGGGCTTCATGCCTGGCACAGCCCAGGAGCATGGCGGGATCATTCGGCATGGCGCCAAGCTGCTGTTCGCCTACTGTGAGGCTACTGTCCCCAAGATCACCGTCATAACCCGCAAGGCCTACGGCGGGGCGTACGACGTGATGTCCTCCAAGCACATTCGCGGCGATCTCAACTTGGCCTGGCCGACGGCCGAGCTGGCGGTCATGGGTCCTGAGGGCGCGGTCAAGATCATCTTCCGCAAGGAACTGGCGGAGGCCGAGAATCCCGACGAACGCAAGGCCCAGCTGGTGGAGGAGTACCGCCAGCGCTTTGCCAACCCGTATATCGCCGCCTCGCGCGGCTATCTTGACGACGTCATCGAGCCGCGGCTGACCCGCCCGCGTCTGATCAACGCCCTCGAGATGCTCGCCAACAAGCGCGATGCCAACCCCGCCAAGAAGCATGGCAATATCCCCCTCTGA
- a CDS encoding alpha/beta hydrolase, with amino-acid sequence MAISPSDARDMAPALAVGRSGLAAIAGHRLFWQVEGPAAGKPVLLLHHGLGSVRAWKMQIPSLAAAGWRVVAYDRWGYGRSDSRPGFPPEFLQADACEALQLLDLLGLERVSIVGHSEGGSLGLVLASAHPDRVERLVLVAAHIDREAETLQGLQALAQAIHAQPLKGGLRREHGPKADSLAQAWVERWLDPAAEGLSLSPVLASIRCPTLVIQGELDEHASPEHARRIARGIAGSELWLIPGVGHMPIHEIPEQFNARLIEFLGRPGNLETTGLVQSLAASASRG; translated from the coding sequence ATGGCAATATCCCCCTCTGACGCCCGGGATATGGCGCCGGCGCTAGCTGTCGGGCGCTCCGGCCTGGCGGCGATCGCCGGCCATCGCCTGTTCTGGCAGGTCGAAGGGCCCGCAGCCGGGAAGCCGGTGCTGCTGTTGCACCACGGCTTGGGCTCGGTTCGCGCCTGGAAGATGCAGATTCCCAGCCTGGCCGCGGCGGGATGGCGGGTGGTGGCCTACGACCGCTGGGGGTACGGCCGGTCGGACTCACGCCCAGGCTTCCCGCCGGAGTTCCTGCAGGCCGACGCCTGCGAGGCGCTGCAACTGCTCGATCTCCTGGGTCTCGAGCGGGTGTCGATCGTCGGCCACAGCGAAGGGGGCTCCCTGGGGCTGGTGCTGGCATCGGCGCATCCCGATCGAGTCGAGCGGCTGGTGCTGGTGGCGGCGCACATCGATCGGGAGGCCGAGACCCTGCAAGGGCTGCAGGCACTGGCGCAAGCCATCCACGCCCAGCCCCTGAAGGGCGGCTTGCGCCGCGAGCATGGCCCGAAGGCCGATTCCCTGGCGCAGGCGTGGGTCGAGCGCTGGCTCGACCCGGCCGCGGAGGGCCTCAGCCTGAGTCCGGTCCTGGCCAGCATCCGCTGCCCGACGCTTGTGATCCAGGGTGAGCTCGACGAACACGCCTCCCCAGAGCACGCCCGCCGCATCGCCAGGGGGATTGCCGGCAGCGAGCTATGGCTGATCCCAGGCGTCGGCCACATGCCCATCCATGAGATCCCCGAGCAGTTCAACGCCCGTCTGATCGAGTTCCTCGGCCGCCCGGGGAATCTCGAAACGACAGGGTTGGTACAATCACTCGCAGCCAGCGCTTCCCGGGGCTGA